One part of the Halobacteriovorax vibrionivorans genome encodes these proteins:
- a CDS encoding helix-turn-helix domain-containing protein, whose product MDSFEYAGYKDNYKRYTEQVDRDNPLSTMLFDNLEWLTTAEAAYYLRKSKDAIRQMVCRGQLRARKFHRRLYFRKVELDQALDTSFY is encoded by the coding sequence ATGGATAGTTTTGAATATGCTGGTTACAAAGATAATTATAAACGCTATACTGAGCAAGTTGATAGGGATAATCCCCTATCAACCATGCTCTTTGACAATTTAGAATGGTTAACAACGGCCGAAGCAGCTTACTACTTAAGAAAGTCAAAAGATGCGATTAGACAGATGGTGTGCCGTGGACAATTACGGGCCCGTAAATTTCATCGTCGTCTTTACTTTCGCAAAGTAGAACTAGATCAAGCACTGGATACCTCTTTTTATTAA
- a CDS encoding helix-turn-helix domain-containing protein has translation MLNSGKEVTLLNSKELAVKLGVPINTIYYWVSKSDIPYVKLGKHNRFNYEEVIEYFQSKTKQKKDLK, from the coding sequence ATGCTTAACTCTGGCAAAGAAGTGACGTTGTTAAATAGTAAAGAGCTGGCAGTAAAGTTAGGTGTTCCTATTAATACAATCTACTATTGGGTAAGTAAGAGTGACATTCCTTATGTGAAACTTGGCAAGCATAACCGCTTTAATTATGAGGAAGTCATCGAATACTTTCAAAGTAAAACGAAACAAAAGAAAGATTTAAAGTAG